The genomic region CCTAATAGGCTTGCACTCATGCTTGATGCAATCATTATCCTTACCTTCATCCTAGCAGGAGCGGGGATCGGCTTCTACGGCATCGATATGCTTCCGGCTTCTGCCATCGATCGCGTGACCAATGTCGAAGGGTTGCGCTCCGTCACCGCCGGATTCGGCGCCTTAATTGGCGGCGCGATCGGCTTGTCAGTGCAGACCACTTACCGACGGGCCGAAACCCAAGTGCGCCAAATGCCGATCGACGTGCTGATCACGCGATCGATCGGTTTAGTCATGGGACTGTTGGTCGCCAATTTAATGCTCGCCCCGGTCTTTTTACTGCCGATTCCTTCTGAATTTGCCTTTATCAAGCCCCTAGCGGCGATTCTCGGCAGTGTCATGTTTGCCTTTTTGGGCGTCGCCCTCGCAGACACCCACGGACGCGCTTTTTTGCGGCTGATCAACCCCCACAGCCTCGAAGCGATGCTCGTCGCCGAAGGCACCCTCAAACCCGCCGCCACCAAAGTGATCGATACCAGTTGCATCATCGACGGTCGCCTCGAATCCTTGCTCGAAACGGGCTTTCTCGAAGGACAACTGCTCATCCCCCAGTTCGTCTTGCAAGAATTGCAAATGGTCGCCGATGCGTCTAACGATCAAAAACGGGTACGCGGACGACGGGGCCTCGACATCCTCAACCGCATCGAGGAACATTATCCCGATCGCGTGGTCATTCACTCGGCAGATTACGACGATTTACAAACCGTCGATGCCAAATTGGTGCGTTTGGCTCAAGAAATTAACGCCACCTTGCTCACCAACGACTACAACTTAAGTAAAGTCGCCAGCGTTCAGAAAGTTCCGGTTCTCAACGTCAACGACCTCACCCAAGCCGTCCGCCCCGTCTACCTTCCCGGAGACAGTCTCGATTTGAAAATCCTCAAAGAAGGGAAAGAAGCGGCCCAAGGCGTCGGTTATCTCGAAGATGGCACGATGGTGGTCGTCGAAGAAGGAGGAACTCATATCGGCGACGAAATCCGAGTGGTCGTCACTTCCGCCTTGCAAACTTCTGCCGGACGCATGATTTTCGCCCGTCCTCATACCTCTGTCGTTGCGTGAACGAGCGATCGGCGATAAGCGGTATGACCAAAAAGTTAATCATTTCGCGCAAACGGCCCCGATTTTTATCGAAATTGGGGCCGTTCGATCTTCAAAAGTCCCCCTTCATAAGGGGGATTTAGGGGGATCGATCCCGGCTGAGCTTAGATCGATCGAATGCAAGTGCAATTTATGGTTGCATATCCCCCCTAGCCCCCCTTATGAAGGGGGGGAACGCAGAGGCGATCTCCTGATTTTGTTGCAGATTATGGTTGCATATCCCCCCTAGCCCCCCTTATGAAGGGGGGGAACGCAGAGGCGATCGCCTGATTTTGTTGCAGATTATGGTTGCATATCCCCCCTAGCCCCCCTTATGAAGGGGGGGAACGGAGAGGCGATCGCCTTATTGCAAAATTGTCTTGGAAACGATGCGGGTTTTCTTGCGATCGCCTTCCGAAAGCTCTTTCCCCGCTTGCAGTTGCGTCGCACTGGTTTGCAGTACGGTCGCGGCCCCTTTATCCCCCATTTGTAACGCCGTTTTTGCTGCGGTTTGTAACATGGTCGCGGCCCCGGTGCGATCGCCTTGCTGCATTTTTTGTTCGGCGATCTGGGTTTGGCGGTATTTTGCCAACGCTAAAATATGTTGCTGTACTTCTGGATTCGGCGAGGGTCGGTAAGCGGTTAAGACTTGAGCGTCTACCGCAACCGGATCGGATAAAATTCCGCTTTGACCTGTGGCGGGGTCGTCATAACGGACTTGCACTCGGGCGATCGTTTGCTGTCCTTGAGGGAATTGTCCGATGTAAAGATTGGCTAACACCACACGCTGCACGTCGGTCATCACGTCGCCGAGACGGACTTCGTATTTCCCTTGCTTGGGTTGTACGGGTAATTCGATCGTATCGGGGGCAACTTGGGCGATCGGTTTGAGCTCGGCGAGGCGCACTTTTGGCGTTAAATCGAAGATTAAATAAGCGTTCGTTAACGCGACCGACTGAATGCGCTCGAAAATCCGCCCGAATTCTTCTACCGCTCGATCCGGACGTTCGATAAAACTGAGGGTTCCCCCCGCCGCATCGGCAATTTTTTCGAGTACGTCTTGGTTCCAATGTTCGCCAAACCCCAAAGTGTTGAGGGTGATGTTACTTTCGGCGGCTTGACTGGCAAATTTCAAACAGGCGTCATTACTCC from Oxynema aestuarii AP17 harbors:
- a CDS encoding PIN/TRAM domain-containing protein; this encodes MLDAIIILTFILAGAGIGFYGIDMLPASAIDRVTNVEGLRSVTAGFGALIGGAIGLSVQTTYRRAETQVRQMPIDVLITRSIGLVMGLLVANLMLAPVFLLPIPSEFAFIKPLAAILGSVMFAFLGVALADTHGRAFLRLINPHSLEAMLVAEGTLKPAATKVIDTSCIIDGRLESLLETGFLEGQLLIPQFVLQELQMVADASNDQKRVRGRRGLDILNRIEEHYPDRVVIHSADYDDLQTVDAKLVRLAQEINATLLTNDYNLSKVASVQKVPVLNVNDLTQAVRPVYLPGDSLDLKILKEGKEAAQGVGYLEDGTMVVVEEGGTHIGDEIRVVVTSALQTSAGRMIFARPHTSVVA
- a CDS encoding vWA domain-containing protein, which encodes MKVGLYPALNDNNIDAGQASSQRQLSLSIAAIAEATDASIPLNLCLILDHSGSMHGSPLETVKEAAFRLIERLKPGDRLSIVAFDHRAKIIVPNQVIEDINSIKKKIDRLSADGGTAIDEGMKRGLEELKKGSKDTVSQAFILTDGENEHGSNDACLKFASQAAESNITLNTLGFGEHWNQDVLEKIADAAGGTLSFIERPDRAVEEFGRIFERIQSVALTNAYLIFDLTPKVRLAELKPIAQVAPDTIELPVQPKQGKYEVRLGDVMTDVQRVVLANLYIGQFPQGQQTIARVQVRYDDPATGQSGILSDPVAVDAQVLTAYRPSPNPEVQQHILALAKYRQTQIAEQKMQQGDRTGAATMLQTAAKTALQMGDKGAATVLQTSATQLQAGKELSEGDRKKTRIVSKTILQ